The sequence ATTCATTTATGCCAAATATTTTATACATTTAGCAAAATGGTGACTCTGAAAAGGCAAATGGCAGTGAAATCTGTTTTGGGGGTAAGGACTATGGATAGCCATGAGAAATACTTGGGTGTGAAGATTTTGCAACATGGAAGTAGTTGTACTTCTTATAACTATTTGATAGAGGAGATTGATAACAGATTGCCCGGCTGGAAGCGACACAATCTGACACATGCAGGAAGGGCTACTATGATTTAGTCAGTTTTAGCGCTTATCCCTGTATATTATATGGCTATGTCGCTGCTCCCAAAGAGTGTGATTAAAAGGATGAATCATATCTTACGCAATTTCTGGTGGGAACATTCTTCGGAGCACATGAAAATGCACTTTCTTAAATGGGATTGGTTCCTTACTAGCAAAGCTAAGGGAGGATTGGGGCTGAGATATTTAGAAGATTTGAATAAGGCTTTGGTGGAAAAATTGGCATGGAGATTCTTACAACACCCAGACTCTCTGTGGAGCAGAATATTACATGCCCAATATTTACGAGATATTTCTTTATGAACATCAAAGAAGCCGCAAAGATGCACATCCACTTGGGCTGCTATGCTGAGTATTAGATCTCAGTTAAAGGAAGGCTACAACTAGTTAATTGGGAATGGTAATAAGGTCAGAGTATGGACTGATCCCTGGATTTCGAGTTTAACTGGGAATACCCCTACTCTATCTACTACACATAATGTGCTGAACATTCAATATTTCAGGGATTTGTTGAATCCAGAAGGTACTGCCTGGAGTGTTGAGTTAGTGCGACAAGTTTTTGAACCGTTTGAAGCTGAGCAAGTTCTCAAGACCTACATTTTCAGTGGGGAGGAAGAAGACTTATTTGGACACCTACTACACATGGTGATTTTTTGGCCCAATCATTTTAGAAACTGCTAATCACCAGTGCAGGTGAGTCTTCTTTACTGAATGATGATACTTTCCTTTGGAAAAATTCTGGGATGTGAAGAAGATAGCTCCAAGAATCTTAAACTTCGCATGGAGAGTGGTGCATGAGGGATTTGGGTTTTAAACAAAAATGGGAGGTTCATTAAAGGTGTGCCCACTGAttgttgatcatgtgataatggtcCGGAGTCTGTATCACATCTGTTTCTCCATTGCCATGTTGCTCAAGTTGTTTTATTTGCTTGTCCTCTAAGCCCGAGATTGCATAATATCAATGTGGGTTTTGTGAAAGAGTTGCTGGCCTCATGGATTTTGGTGCAAGATAACAACTATACATTCAACTTGGGAGTATGTATGTTGTGGGATATTTGGAAAGGCAGAAATGATTTAGTCTTTGAGCATAAACCTATTAATATTCAGTCTACTATAGCACATGAGATATACTGGTTTAGTATGTTCTATTATTATGAGGAGGGGTCTGATGTTCAAGCCACAGTCCCTATTCAGACCTTTACTGCCACTGTTAAGAATCAGCGATGGAGACCCCCTCTTGCAAATATGACAAAACTGAATGTAGATGCAGCATGGCGGACAGATAGGTCTTCTTATGCAGTGGTGGGAACAAATCAGGCTGGGAAGTTCTTATGTGCACAGGCGGATGTAGCTGATTATCAGAGTCCTCTACTCGCAGAAGCTTCAGGGTTCTTGCTAGCTATCAGGCTTGTCGCAGATATGAAGTTCAATAGAATTGTCATTGAAGGGGACTCTCAAAGAGTAGTTCTTGCATTAAATGGAGTAACTCT comes from Papaver somniferum cultivar HN1 chromosome 7, ASM357369v1, whole genome shotgun sequence and encodes:
- the LOC113295134 gene encoding uncharacterized protein LOC113295134, encoding MLWDIWKGRNDLVFEHKPINIQSTIAHEIYWFSMFYYYEEGSDVQATVPIQTFTATVKNQRWRPPLANMTKLNVDAAWRTDRSSYAVVGTNQAGKFLCAQADVADYQSPLLAEASGFLLAIRLVADMKFNRIVIEGDSQRVVLALNGVTLNVPWRLLWYIDQIKLMVSKFDQVVFLFVLP